A window of the Paenibacillus woosongensis genome harbors these coding sequences:
- a CDS encoding Na(+)/H(+) antiporter subunit F1 codes for MIKIILGVSLTLFSVAIAISLYRIIKGPSLPDRVIAMDMIGVNLISGIAAVSILLRTKAYLEVILVLGLLAFISTISLSRFIERGVIIERKRSG; via the coding sequence ATGATCAAAATAATACTGGGGGTTTCCCTTACCCTGTTCAGCGTAGCGATTGCCATTTCCCTGTATCGCATTATCAAGGGGCCTTCCCTTCCCGATCGCGTTATCGCGATGGATATGATCGGCGTGAACCTGATCTCGGGGATCGCCGCGGTATCTATACTGCTGAGAACCAAAGCGTATTTGGAGGTTATACTCGTCTTGGGCTTACTGGCTTTTATCAGTACGATTTCGCTCTCCAGATTTATCGAGAGAGGTGTTATTATTGAACGTAAACGCAGTGGGTGA